GGGCGGCTCGGTGCGCTTCCTGCCCAAGCCCTGGAGCACTCAGCACTTGATTGACTGTGTGCAGACAGCGCTGAATCAGCAGGGCTCGACCATGCATTGATAGCGTCGCGATATCACCGTGAGCGAACTTCCCGGTCAGCCCGTTGGTCCACTGTTTAGCTAAGGAACGACATTTCTGATCCGTTAGTCTGCCTTTTCGCTTTACGCGTTTAGTTACCGACTACGAGTTGTGTAGAATCGTCGCCCATTTCGCGCGTCATTCATGGCCGAGAGGCCCACAGTTCGAGCTTACTGAATGCATTCTCAGGCCCATGACGTCGATGCGCCCCCACTGCTGGAAGCGTTGCGCACGGGCACGGCCTTGCTGCATGTCGCGCTGGAAAAACGCCTGCCGTTTTTCTCCGAACGCCTTGATGCGCAGTGGTATCAGCGCCTGCTCCAGGTGTACTTCGGTTTTTATCAGCCTATGGAAGCGGGGTTGTACGGCAGTGGCTTGATTCCTGAAGGTTTGGACACAGCTGCACGTGTGAAAACACCGACACTGCTCGCTGATCTACACGCCCTGGGTCTGGATGATCAGGCCATCGACACCCTGCCCCGTTGCCTTTTACTTCCAACACTCGACACCCCGGCCGCCTGCCTTGGCGCCCTGTACGTGCTGGAGGGCGCAACGCTGGGGGGCCAGGTGCTTCGACGTGAGATGGCTCAGCGCCTGGGCGTGAGCACGGACAACGGCGGCGCTTTTCTGGACATCTACGGGATAGAGACCGGGCGGCGCTGGAAAGATTTTCTTGTTTATCTGGGCGACCAGCCGCTGGACGCGCCCGCAAAACAACGCGCCGTGGACGCTGCCCGCT
This genomic stretch from Pseudomonas orientalis harbors:
- a CDS encoding biliverdin-producing heme oxygenase; protein product: MHSQAHDVDAPPLLEALRTGTALLHVALEKRLPFFSERLDAQWYQRLLQVYFGFYQPMEAGLYGSGLIPEGLDTAARVKTPTLLADLHALGLDDQAIDTLPRCLLLPTLDTPAACLGALYVLEGATLGGQVLRREMAQRLGVSTDNGGAFLDIYGIETGRRWKDFLVYLGDQPLDAPAKQRAVDAARSTFSCFEQWLDSQEVLL